Proteins from a genomic interval of Chanos chanos chromosome 3, fChaCha1.1, whole genome shotgun sequence:
- the ccnq gene encoding cyclin-Q: protein MSANVDVARSRVSSDAGDTEASPDTKIHFRVCRFIIETGVKLGMRSVPMATACSLYHKFFQSANLQVYEPYLVAMSCIYLAGKVEEQHLRTRDIINVCHRYFHPGSDPLELDGQFWELRDSVVQCELLILRQLNFQVSFEHPHKYLLHYLLSVRSLLNRHAWSRTPIAETAWALLKDSYHGAVCVRHPPQHLAVSTLYLAMHSYGVQIPKGEMEWWQVLCEDITKADIETIISELLQLYDMEAKCT from the exons ATGTCTGCAAATGTCGATGTAGCGAGGAGCCGAGTCTCCAGTGATGCTGGTGATACTGAAGCCAGTCCGGATACTAAAATACACTTTCGAGTTTGCCGTTTTATCATCGAGACTG GGGTGAAGTTAGGTATGCGGTCTGTTCCAATGGCCACAGCATGCTCCCTCTACCATAAGTTCTTCCAGTCGGCTAATCTCCAGGTGTATGAGCCCTACTTAGTGGCAATGTCTTGTATCTACCTCGCGGGTAAAGTGGAAGAACAGCACCTGAGAACAAGAGATATCATCAACGTCTGTCACAG gTACTTCCACCCTGGTAGTGATCCACTGGAGTTGGATGGACAGTTTTGGGAGCTAAGGGACAGTGTAGTACAATGTGAACTTCTCATTCTCAGACAGCTTAATTTCCAGGTCTCCTTTGAGCATCCACATAAG TATCTCCTTCATTACCTGCTCTCTGTGAGGAGTCTGCTGAATCGGCATGCCTGGTCCCGCACGCCTATCGCTGAAACGGCCTGGGCCCTACTCAAAGACAGTTACCATGGCGCTGTGTGCGTACGTCACCCACCCCAGCACCTTGCTGTCTCCACCCTCTACCTAGCTATGCACAGCTACGGTGTGCAGATCCCTAAAGGAGAAATGGAGTGGTGGCAG GTCTTGTGTGAGGACATTACTAAAGCTGACATTGAGACCATCATATCTGAACTGCTGCAGCTCTATGACATGGAAGCTAAGTGCACCTGA
- the cfap126 gene encoding protein Flattop — protein sequence MSSNYSANQYENTFKSHKLQNWTVPRHFKERPEAAEGHTVFIATDHGHLLPGKKSKYGTAWPSFKGTWDLPARILPTYINPTVRSLDGQQRLRSWGQQRQQSRPRTRESEAELEVQGDANEQNSISDQPTEEHPMPATTPSQNIQEPAKEGPESQNSHTDSRPVSEHSQAQSRPASQHSRAQSRPASQHSQAQSRPASQHSRAQSRSASQAQLRPASQHSQGQERAVSQHSQAPSHPSPAPEKLES from the exons ATGTCATCTAACTACTCGGCCAAccag TATGAAAATACCTTCAAGTCACATAAACTCCAGAACTGGACGGTGCCTAGACACTTCAAAGAG AGACCAGAAGCAGCAGAGGGTCACACTGTGTTTATAGCAACAGACCATGGCCACCTTCTTCctggaaaaaaatcaaag TATGGAACTGCATGGCCATCTTTTAAGGGCACATGGGACTTGCCAGCCCGCATCCTTCCCACTTACATCAATCCAACAGTGCGCTCGCTAGACGGCCAGCAGCGCCTCCGGTCTTGGgggcagcagcggcagcagtCCAGACCAAGAACCAGAGAGTCAGAGGCAGAGCTGGAAGTTCAGGGAGATGCCAATGAG caaAATAGCATCTCTGACCAACCCACTGAAGAACATCCAATGCCTGCAACCACACCTTCCCAAAATATACAAGAACCAGCCAAAGAGGGGCCAGAGTCTCAGAACAGCCACACAGACTCACGGCCAGTATCCGAACACAGTCAAGCCCAGTCAAGACCTGCATCTCAACACAGTCGAGCCCAGTCAAGACCTGCATCTCAACACAGTCAAGCCCAGTCGAGACCTGCATCTCAACACAGTCGAGCACAGTCAAGATCTGCATCTCAAGCCCAGTTGAGACCTGCATCTCAGCACAGTCAAGGCCAGGAAAGAGCAGTATCTCAGCACAGTCAGGCACCATCCCATCCCAGCCCTGCCCCAGAGAAACTAGAATCCTAG